A section of the Phaseolus vulgaris cultivar G19833 chromosome 8, P. vulgaris v2.0, whole genome shotgun sequence genome encodes:
- the LOC137824942 gene encoding filament-like plant protein 1 has protein sequence MENPPSSSTPFVSAGEGPPSTASIAEAAPGGDEGAHNSPILITESPTSPPCQEAPLAQPIQEGGGESQHQAPSAPPPTAVANHSPLVKEVWGPFTAKLKMMAEDLPSIITKAVKSSNKKIQDEISTLQEENRLIRIEAEKLSCNLMMAEIDHSRVEDAMSAELRVARKEASDLRQKLHLLAQEKIELESKLVLYRFKVANLEASMKADAANVENLEKRSADREVLLGKVERERDDAVDELAKAREENEKIAAELAQARGEETA, from the exons atggagaaccctcctagttcctccacgccgttcgtatctgctggagagggtcctccttcaaccgcctCAATCGCTGAAGCTGCACCcggtggggatgaaggcgctcacAACTCACCGATACTTATAACCGAGTCCCCCACTTCACCACCATGCCAGGAAGCCCCCCTTGCTCAACcaattcaagagggtggtggtgagagtcagcaccaggctccttcggCACCTCCACCAACAGCAGTTGCAAACCATTCCCCCTTGGTCAAAGAAGTCTGGGGGCCTTTCACAGCCAAgctaaagatgatggcagaggaccttcCCTCGATCATAACAAAAGCTGTGAAGAGCTCCAACAAAAAGATTCAGGACGAGATCTCCACGCTCCaggaggagaatcgcctgataaggattgaggcggaaaagctgtcttgcaacctgatgatggcagagatcgatcactcaagggtggaggacgccatgagtgcCGAGTTGAGGGttgcgcgcaaggaggcctccgatctgcgccagaaactgcacctcctagctcaagagaaaatcgagctggagagcaagctggttctTTACAGGTttaaggtggccaacttggaggcatcgATGAAAGCGGATGCAGCCAATGTGGAGAACCTAGAGAAGAGATCGgctgatcgggaggttctccttgGAAAGGTCGAGAGGGAGAGGGACGACGCCGTGGACGAGCTCGCCAAGGCTCGAGAGGAAAACGAGaagattgctgcagagctggcccaggcgcggggcgaag AAAccgcttaa